From the genome of Camelus dromedarius isolate mCamDro1 chromosome 20, mCamDro1.pat, whole genome shotgun sequence:
gggtgggatcggggttggggcggtggccgggaagggctgtggtgccggggagcgtgttggggcggggcggggcagggcttgggcacagcctcaagctttcctccccctcaggccctggggctggggccgcgagtctgggtcgcccttggtggccgcggcctcccagaaccccccgggaagggcaggcggaggacccatcttagatgaagcggggccttacccgggttttgaagagccccagaatcagatgttggaatggggtggcttatcagccttgtttatctgcagggaaatttcagttccatccagatgttggttccttcagtcaacctcaggaaaaagacacaagggtcagtgccgataagcagttatctagggcttgactcaaaataaactatgcggggtgtagggatggtagatgggaccctccctcttgaagttagcagtcttctgggattagaggccccagttgaggattacatcctcatctgcagtaatggagcttgtgagaaacacacagagaagggaggggtgtggtggcggtaactcattacagaatccaggacccttgcctggctcttgtgtagaagagtctcgccttggatagggcaacagttatcaaagtgtatccaaggcccctgaggtgcaagaccattttcatagaaacgccgggatgtcacctgccttttgcacactcttgctctcccgagttcctgcggggttttccagggaaaacctggcctgcgatatcacaaaacagggaatgcagaggcagataggagaattcagctctcaccagtccaaaagagatttgcagaaattaaaatcactgctattcttctcactaatgatttttcttttgaaaaatagaattatattttgtttaagagtattaatggtaacatacagtagattgttaatatttttaagtgaattcatacactttttctaacttcttatttaacttctaacacaggaaatagtgatagattaaactcacataaatagcagccttttggagttctcagtaattgttaagagtgtatagggttctgtagaacaagaagtttgagagcccctggagaacgggtgctcagatgCTAGTCGGGTGCTTAgtggtgttagacggatgccaagatgtcttccgcaactgctcccggacttgaagtaattggccacatggagatgggtgggcagtgcctccactttacaaaccagaagctgctgaatgtgtctggagtctaggccatgggctgtgcagggattcccgttgtatctgttctatctaagccgggattcctgtgcagaggcctggccctgaagacccgctctcctttgctcccagccaggtaccttctgtgtgacttcaaccctccagagggcttcaacctccgtaggaacgtctgcatccacattgccttcctcctgaagaccctgctgaagatggaggagccggtactggtgctattcccttggggccacctctaccactggcagagccccgatccctggtccgactcctttgacctcccaagtctcaacagaaacatccctgacattgagtacgagcagttcattgcaggtgaggtggtggtcatttaactggggccaggtggtctttgttctggttccgatctgaacatcgggccatcttactttgggcttgtcggtctgcttaggggccctgctcatgtttcctgcactgcaggtgaatttggtttttccatagttttttcgggaagtcaatttgaagtgtatgagctctatgtcccctcccctctgaaaaccctggcctcctggtgagatgcagcggtgacaaggaggccactgccacagaggcccttgtcccagaaagagtcgctcgctgtgcagtcagggctgttcttacctgtaggaaaacacgatgtgtgtgtagcatgggccacgtgctggagaagatATGTAACTGCCCATCCAGTATAATTTGGCCCTGCTCAAGCtacccattttaaattttgtaagagggaagagttcaagattttctttgaataaaggtatttagagcttatcaatttttttaaattgaaatgtgtttgatttacaatgttttgttagtttcagttatacagctgttttgttagtttcaggtatgcagcatagtgattcagttgtacatatacatagtctattctttttcaggttcttttccattataggttgcaagatactgaatattcttccctgtgttctacagtgaatccttgtcgtttgtctgttttacatatagtaatttgtatctgttaatcccgaactcctaagtttgttttataagtctgtgagtctgttttttgttttatagataagtccatttgtatcatttttttaaaattccacatataaatgatatcatatgatacttgtctttgtctaacttatttcacttagtgagataatctccagttccatccatgttgctgtaaatggccttatttccttctttgttatgactgagtaatattctgttatatctaaataccgcatctttatccagtcatctgtcagtgaatgtttaggttgcttctatgtcttggccattgtaaacagtgctcctgtgaaaattggggtgcaggtatcttttggaatgaaggttccctctggatatatgcccaggagtgggattgctggattaggtgataagccttttttttttttttttttttttttgtcttttgaggaatctccatactgttttccacagtggctgcaacaaactacattcccaccaaaaatgtaggagggtttccttttctccacagcctctccggcatttatggtttgtggacttttgaatgatggccattctgactggtgtgagatgataacattgtagttttgagttgcatttctctgataattgaacgatattaagcattttttatatgcctaatggccatctgtgtgtcttcattggagaattgcttgtttagttgttctgcccatttttggatttggttgtttatttttttcttattaagttgtatggactatttatatagtctagaaattaagccatggtcagtctcatcttttgcaaatattttctcccattccataggttgtcttttagttttacttatggtttctattgctgtgcaaaagtttataagtttaattaggtctcatttatttattttggcttttatttctgttgcttgggttgcttagattgccctacgaaaacattgctgagatgtatgtcaaataatgttttgcctatgttttcttgtgagaagtttatagtgtcgtgtgtaatatttaagtctttaagccattttgagtttgtttctttttggtttttttgcgactctattgtatgcttttgatttgtggttaccttattcttcaaatatatcagcccattactatatctatttcctttagactgataatcacgtaggctccaacacatcctaagaataacgaagaaaaaaaagaaagaaaaaaatctacattttcttgctcccctctcccattcccaactttttttattttgatgtcctttttcatttttacatctttatgtttattctcttgcaactcgttattgcatttccaactatggttttcctgtttctatagcatcctgcttcctttctgtttagaatagaacgttttaatgtctctgttaggttcaatattgctgagttatctcacctccccctccccccttccccccaggcctctgaatcctcagtccagg
Proteins encoded in this window:
- the LOC135318730 gene encoding GDP-fucose protein O-fucosyltransferase 2-like isoform X2, which encodes MAVLAAGDGGLLGRATSSGLVSRRPTSCLGRRPTDGKPRYLLCDFNPPEGFNLRRNVCIHIAFLLKTLLKMEEPVLVLFPWGHLYHWQSPDPWSDSFDLPSLNRNIPDIEYEQFIAGFTW
- the LOC135318730 gene encoding GDP-fucose protein O-fucosyltransferase 2-like isoform X1; translated protein: MAVLAAGDGGLLGRATSSGLVSRRPTSCLGRRPTDGKPRYLLCDFNPPEGFNLRRNVCIHIAFLLKTLLKMEEPVLVLFPWGHLYHWQSPDPWSDSFDLPSLNRNIPDIEYEQFIAGTLCS
- the LOC135318730 gene encoding GDP-fucose protein O-fucosyltransferase 2-like isoform X4 gives rise to the protein MAVLAAGDGGLLGRATSSGLVSRRPTSCLGRRPTDGKPRYLLCDFNPPEGFNLRRNVCIHIAFLLKTLLKMEEPVLVLFPWGHLYHWQSPDPWSDSFDLPSLNRNIPDIEYEQFIAGL
- the LOC135318730 gene encoding GDP-fucose protein O-fucosyltransferase 2-like isoform X3; the protein is MAVLAAGDGGLLGRATSSGLVSRRPTSCLGRRPTDARYLLCDFNPPEGFNLRRNVCIHIAFLLKTLLKMEEPVLVLFPWGHLYHWQSPDPWSDSFDLPSLNRNIPDIEYEQFIAGTLCS